Proteins encoded in a region of the Bacteroidales bacterium WCE2004 genome:
- a CDS encoding Endonuclease/Exonuclease/phosphatase family protein, whose translation MILLLLMAVLSAGASAQDRDSLLVVFWNLENFFDYRSDNKPQYWTKGRFQAKCDGVAKTLLRIADRYGRLPDAVGFAEVENARVLRRLLEETALRKLDYRIVHFDSPDPRGIDCALLCRRSTLPLRAGAARHVRDSAGAVLPTRDILLAQFDSLAILVNHHPSQLGGKADRRERARATMRALTDSLRAAGPHRVLAIGDFNQDLWPDAPGGTLKYNGRWEKIDGHFAEGFSAVREEIFADPTLLQPDAAFGGTKPRRTFVGPRYTGGISDHLPIVIIAKF comes from the coding sequence ATGATACTTCTTCTGCTGATGGCCGTATTGTCTGCCGGCGCATCCGCACAGGACAGGGATTCTCTCCTTGTCGTCTTTTGGAATCTCGAGAATTTCTTCGACTACCGTTCCGACAACAAACCGCAATACTGGACCAAGGGCCGCTTCCAGGCGAAATGCGACGGCGTGGCCAAGACGCTGCTGCGCATCGCGGACCGCTACGGGCGGCTGCCGGACGCGGTCGGCTTCGCCGAAGTCGAGAACGCCCGCGTGCTGCGCCGCCTGCTGGAAGAGACGGCGCTGCGCAAGTTGGACTACCGCATCGTACATTTCGACTCCCCCGACCCGCGCGGCATCGACTGCGCGCTGCTCTGCCGGCGCTCCACGCTGCCGCTGCGCGCAGGCGCGGCGCGGCACGTGCGCGACAGCGCCGGGGCCGTGCTGCCCACGCGCGACATCCTGCTCGCGCAGTTCGACAGCCTCGCGATCCTGGTCAACCACCACCCCTCGCAGCTGGGCGGCAAGGCGGACCGGCGCGAGCGGGCGCGGGCCACGATGCGGGCGCTGACGGACTCGCTCCGCGCCGCCGGCCCGCACCGCGTCCTGGCCATCGGCGACTTCAACCAGGACCTGTGGCCGGACGCGCCGGGCGGGACGTTGAAGTACAACGGCCGCTGGGAGAAGATCGACGGGCATTTCGCCGAAGGCTTCTCCGCCGTGCGCGAGGAGATCTTCGCCGACCCGACGCTGCTGCAGCCCGACGCCGCGTTCGGCGGCACCAAGCCGCGCCGCACCTTCGTCGGACCGCGCTACACGGGCGGAATCAGCGACCACCTGCCTATTGTCATTATTGCGAAATTTTGA